From one Nothobranchius furzeri strain GRZ-AD chromosome 2, NfurGRZ-RIMD1, whole genome shotgun sequence genomic stretch:
- the taf1a gene encoding TATA box-binding protein-associated factor RNA polymerase I subunit A isoform X2 — protein MEEERRAGNRKLAGWCQNFILSMADLDDQVRDFSTVKNLDDGSDSSDRSCRKGHKSTLPLVKPLSVEMDKETGFRRSVQMCLEHIREAMLRHRWQEAADYMASYPQILEDRNGATAVLYKEVVWRICTEILHHHPRATMESCNITYERMKHSGVKLYLTICLEHCFHLLLNGQMEEAKQQLSVAESWRYGKESATQHHKVQLIQAYRSLLDYIIWCDKRRTRSKNNPFDSDHQDLHNYFRQASVHLQEILKSPGVWDPFILSYVEMLEFYGDHVEALNVLNNYALNKRFPPNPNAHVFLYQFLKRHNTPEKKLIKVLKNLHVLVPSHELMLEYSYFLLQSEKIGDSQKALGVLLEMLDFACWRSNLDVWRCLQAVVQDLRLRDDWERIVQEQMASRQDWWPVLHFTSFHAAKDSKENPQLWKVKSSLLKILCPVVA, from the exons atggaagaagaaagaagagcaggaaacagaaaactagcaggatg GTGCCAGAATTTCATACTGAGTATGGCGGATCTGGATGACCAGGTTAGAGACTTCTCAACTGTCAAAAACCTGGATGATGGCAGTGATTCTTCAGACAGAAGCTGTAGAAAAGGGCATAAATCAACGCTTCCTCTGGTTAAACCTCTGTCTGTAG AGATGGACAAAGAAACTGGGTTCAGACGAAGTGTTCAGATGTGTTTGGAGCACATCAGAGAAGCCATGCTGCGTCATAGATGGCAAGAGGCAGCGGACTACATGGCGTCCTACCCTCAAATCCTAGAGGACCGGAACGGAGCCACAGCTGTGCTGTATAAAGAG GTTGTTTGGAGAATCTGCACCGAGATCCTTCACCATCATCCCAGAGCAACGATGGAAAGTTGCAACATCACCTATGAACGGATGAAACACTCTGGGGTTAAACTTTACCTGACG ATTTGCCTGGAGCATTGCTTCCACCTGCTGCTGAATGGTCAGATGGAAGAGGCAAAGCAGCAGCTATCAGTCGCCGAAAGCTGGCGATATGGGAAGGAGTCGGCCACTCAGCATCACAAGGTTCAACTGATCCAGGCCTACAGGAGCTTGTTGGATTATATAATCTGGTGTGACAAAAGGCGCACACGCTCTAAAAATA atccaTTTGACTCTGATCACCAAGACTTGCATAACTATTTCAGACAAGCTTCTGTGCATCTACAAGAGATTTTGAAAAGTCCAGGAGTCTGGGATCCGTTCATTCTGAGTTATGTCGAG ATGTTGGAGTTTTACGGGGATCACGTGGAGGCTCTTAACGTCTTGAACAACTACGCGTTAAACAAACGTTTTCCACCCAATCCAAACGCACACGTGTTTCTGTATCAGTTCCTGAAGAGGCACAACACTCCTGAGAAGAAGCTGATCAAAGTGTTAAAG AATCTCCATGTTTTAGTCCCGAGCCACGAGTTGATGCTGGAGTACAGCTACTTCCTGCTTCAGTCGG agAAAATAGGTGACTCTCAAAAAGCTTTAGGAGTCCTCCTTGAGATGCTGGACTTTGCCTGCTGGAGGAGCAACCTGGACGTGTGGAGGTGCTTGCAGGCCGTCGTTCAGGACCTGAGGTTACG AGACGACTGGGAGAGAATTGTCCAGGAACAGATGGCTTCAAGACAAGATTGGTGGCCTGTTCTGCATTTCACAAGCTTCCACGCTGCTAAAGACTCAAAGGAAAACCCCCAGCTTTGGAAAGTGAAGTCATCGCTACTTAAAATCCTTTGTCCAG TCGTTGCATAA
- the taf1a gene encoding TATA box-binding protein-associated factor RNA polymerase I subunit A isoform X3, with translation MADLDDQVRDFSTVKNLDDGSDSSDRSCRKGHKSTLPLVKPLSVEMDKETGFRRSVQMCLEHIREAMLRHRWQEAADYMASYPQILEDRNGATAVLYKEVVWRICTEILHHHPRATMESCNITYERMKHSGVKLYLTICLEHCFHLLLNGQMEEAKQQLSVAESWRYGKESATQHHKVQLIQAYRSLLDYIIWCDKRRTRSKNNPFDSDHQDLHNYFRQASVHLQEILKSPGVWDPFILSYVEMLEFYGDHVEALNVLNNYALNKRFPPNPNAHVFLYQFLKRHNTPEKKLIKVLKNLHVLVPSHELMLEYSYFLLQSEKIGDSQKALGVLLEMLDFACWRSNLDVWRCLQAVVQDLRLRDDWERIVQEQMASRQDWWPVLHFTSFHAAKDSKENPQLWKVKSSLLKILCPGRTLGYSGKKR, from the exons ATGGCGGATCTGGATGACCAGGTTAGAGACTTCTCAACTGTCAAAAACCTGGATGATGGCAGTGATTCTTCAGACAGAAGCTGTAGAAAAGGGCATAAATCAACGCTTCCTCTGGTTAAACCTCTGTCTGTAG AGATGGACAAAGAAACTGGGTTCAGACGAAGTGTTCAGATGTGTTTGGAGCACATCAGAGAAGCCATGCTGCGTCATAGATGGCAAGAGGCAGCGGACTACATGGCGTCCTACCCTCAAATCCTAGAGGACCGGAACGGAGCCACAGCTGTGCTGTATAAAGAG GTTGTTTGGAGAATCTGCACCGAGATCCTTCACCATCATCCCAGAGCAACGATGGAAAGTTGCAACATCACCTATGAACGGATGAAACACTCTGGGGTTAAACTTTACCTGACG ATTTGCCTGGAGCATTGCTTCCACCTGCTGCTGAATGGTCAGATGGAAGAGGCAAAGCAGCAGCTATCAGTCGCCGAAAGCTGGCGATATGGGAAGGAGTCGGCCACTCAGCATCACAAGGTTCAACTGATCCAGGCCTACAGGAGCTTGTTGGATTATATAATCTGGTGTGACAAAAGGCGCACACGCTCTAAAAATA atccaTTTGACTCTGATCACCAAGACTTGCATAACTATTTCAGACAAGCTTCTGTGCATCTACAAGAGATTTTGAAAAGTCCAGGAGTCTGGGATCCGTTCATTCTGAGTTATGTCGAG ATGTTGGAGTTTTACGGGGATCACGTGGAGGCTCTTAACGTCTTGAACAACTACGCGTTAAACAAACGTTTTCCACCCAATCCAAACGCACACGTGTTTCTGTATCAGTTCCTGAAGAGGCACAACACTCCTGAGAAGAAGCTGATCAAAGTGTTAAAG AATCTCCATGTTTTAGTCCCGAGCCACGAGTTGATGCTGGAGTACAGCTACTTCCTGCTTCAGTCGG agAAAATAGGTGACTCTCAAAAAGCTTTAGGAGTCCTCCTTGAGATGCTGGACTTTGCCTGCTGGAGGAGCAACCTGGACGTGTGGAGGTGCTTGCAGGCCGTCGTTCAGGACCTGAGGTTACG AGACGACTGGGAGAGAATTGTCCAGGAACAGATGGCTTCAAGACAAGATTGGTGGCCTGTTCTGCATTTCACAAGCTTCCACGCTGCTAAAGACTCAAAGGAAAACCCCCAGCTTTGGAAAGTGAAGTCATCGCTACTTAAAATCCTTTGTCCAG GTCGGACTCTGGGATATAGTGGAAAAAAGAGATGA
- the taf1a gene encoding TATA box-binding protein-associated factor RNA polymerase I subunit A isoform X1 encodes MEEERRAGNRKLAGWCQNFILSMADLDDQVRDFSTVKNLDDGSDSSDRSCRKGHKSTLPLVKPLSVEMDKETGFRRSVQMCLEHIREAMLRHRWQEAADYMASYPQILEDRNGATAVLYKEVVWRICTEILHHHPRATMESCNITYERMKHSGVKLYLTICLEHCFHLLLNGQMEEAKQQLSVAESWRYGKESATQHHKVQLIQAYRSLLDYIIWCDKRRTRSKNNPFDSDHQDLHNYFRQASVHLQEILKSPGVWDPFILSYVEMLEFYGDHVEALNVLNNYALNKRFPPNPNAHVFLYQFLKRHNTPEKKLIKVLKNLHVLVPSHELMLEYSYFLLQSEKIGDSQKALGVLLEMLDFACWRSNLDVWRCLQAVVQDLRLRDDWERIVQEQMASRQDWWPVLHFTSFHAAKDSKENPQLWKVKSSLLKILCPGRTLGYSGKKR; translated from the exons atggaagaagaaagaagagcaggaaacagaaaactagcaggatg GTGCCAGAATTTCATACTGAGTATGGCGGATCTGGATGACCAGGTTAGAGACTTCTCAACTGTCAAAAACCTGGATGATGGCAGTGATTCTTCAGACAGAAGCTGTAGAAAAGGGCATAAATCAACGCTTCCTCTGGTTAAACCTCTGTCTGTAG AGATGGACAAAGAAACTGGGTTCAGACGAAGTGTTCAGATGTGTTTGGAGCACATCAGAGAAGCCATGCTGCGTCATAGATGGCAAGAGGCAGCGGACTACATGGCGTCCTACCCTCAAATCCTAGAGGACCGGAACGGAGCCACAGCTGTGCTGTATAAAGAG GTTGTTTGGAGAATCTGCACCGAGATCCTTCACCATCATCCCAGAGCAACGATGGAAAGTTGCAACATCACCTATGAACGGATGAAACACTCTGGGGTTAAACTTTACCTGACG ATTTGCCTGGAGCATTGCTTCCACCTGCTGCTGAATGGTCAGATGGAAGAGGCAAAGCAGCAGCTATCAGTCGCCGAAAGCTGGCGATATGGGAAGGAGTCGGCCACTCAGCATCACAAGGTTCAACTGATCCAGGCCTACAGGAGCTTGTTGGATTATATAATCTGGTGTGACAAAAGGCGCACACGCTCTAAAAATA atccaTTTGACTCTGATCACCAAGACTTGCATAACTATTTCAGACAAGCTTCTGTGCATCTACAAGAGATTTTGAAAAGTCCAGGAGTCTGGGATCCGTTCATTCTGAGTTATGTCGAG ATGTTGGAGTTTTACGGGGATCACGTGGAGGCTCTTAACGTCTTGAACAACTACGCGTTAAACAAACGTTTTCCACCCAATCCAAACGCACACGTGTTTCTGTATCAGTTCCTGAAGAGGCACAACACTCCTGAGAAGAAGCTGATCAAAGTGTTAAAG AATCTCCATGTTTTAGTCCCGAGCCACGAGTTGATGCTGGAGTACAGCTACTTCCTGCTTCAGTCGG agAAAATAGGTGACTCTCAAAAAGCTTTAGGAGTCCTCCTTGAGATGCTGGACTTTGCCTGCTGGAGGAGCAACCTGGACGTGTGGAGGTGCTTGCAGGCCGTCGTTCAGGACCTGAGGTTACG AGACGACTGGGAGAGAATTGTCCAGGAACAGATGGCTTCAAGACAAGATTGGTGGCCTGTTCTGCATTTCACAAGCTTCCACGCTGCTAAAGACTCAAAGGAAAACCCCCAGCTTTGGAAAGTGAAGTCATCGCTACTTAAAATCCTTTGTCCAG GTCGGACTCTGGGATATAGTGGAAAAAAGAGATGA